The following proteins come from a genomic window of Timaviella obliquedivisa GSE-PSE-MK23-08B:
- a CDS encoding YbaB/EbfC family nucleoid-associated protein has product MTKGQGQGFGFGLGKMKELGEAFKKAQQVQEGAKKLQEELEMMEILGESGGGLVKVVVSGNQEPRRVEISPDALTEGADILSDLVAAAMKDAYEKSTGIMRERMEELTGGLNLPGL; this is encoded by the coding sequence ATGACGAAAGGACAAGGACAAGGCTTCGGTTTCGGTTTGGGCAAAATGAAAGAGCTAGGCGAGGCATTTAAGAAAGCCCAACAGGTTCAAGAAGGTGCAAAGAAGCTGCAAGAAGAACTGGAAATGATGGAGATTTTGGGCGAATCGGGGGGCGGCTTGGTCAAGGTGGTAGTGAGTGGCAACCAAGAGCCTCGTCGGGTAGAAATCTCTCCTGATGCTTTGACAGAAGGGGCTGACATTCTTTCTGACTTAGTTGCGGCGGCGATGAAAGATGCCTATGAAAAGTCAACCGGAATTATGCGAGAACGGATGGAAGAGTTAACGGGTGGACTAAATTTGCCGGGTCTATAG
- the murB gene encoding UDP-N-acetylmuramate dehydrogenase: protein MTLSHEPPTAPTASPRVISKNSVINTGSSRFLPLGRKPQPIRISGTDCLIRPQASLASLTSFRVGGPAELYLAPRTTEDLQAGLNWAKERGLPITLVGAGSNLLVSDRGLPGLVVCTRHLKQTHFDEATGQLTAAAGDQIARLAWQAAERGWAGLEWAVGIPGTVGGAVVMNAGAHQACTAEMLVNVHVLAIDGLVEVLLPQALNFGYRTSVLQGLAHTASPDMIRLVSQATLQLQPGADPRQVMADTTAHLNQRRNSQPYHLPSCGSVFRNPKSYKAGWLIEQSGLKGHQIGGAQIAQRHANFILNCGSATAADIFQLIRLVQEEVEKKWSLLLEPEVKMLGEFQMA, encoded by the coding sequence ATGACTTTATCTCACGAACCGCCTACTGCTCCAACTGCATCTCCAAGAGTGATTTCCAAAAACTCCGTGATTAACACTGGTTCGTCTCGCTTTTTACCCCTAGGACGCAAGCCTCAGCCGATTCGGATATCGGGCACAGATTGTCTCATTAGACCTCAAGCATCGTTAGCGAGCCTGACTTCTTTTCGGGTTGGGGGTCCCGCAGAGCTTTATTTGGCTCCTCGGACTACCGAAGATTTGCAGGCAGGTTTGAATTGGGCAAAAGAACGAGGACTGCCGATTACGTTGGTGGGCGCAGGGTCTAACCTGTTGGTGAGCGATCGCGGTCTACCTGGATTAGTCGTCTGTACCCGTCACCTTAAACAAACACACTTCGACGAGGCGACAGGGCAACTTACGGCAGCGGCTGGCGACCAAATTGCTCGCTTAGCCTGGCAAGCCGCAGAACGGGGCTGGGCAGGTTTAGAGTGGGCAGTGGGCATTCCTGGAACAGTTGGCGGCGCTGTAGTTATGAATGCTGGTGCGCATCAAGCCTGCACTGCTGAGATGTTGGTCAATGTCCACGTGTTGGCGATCGATGGTTTGGTTGAAGTGCTACTGCCTCAAGCGCTTAACTTTGGCTATCGCACATCTGTCCTGCAAGGTTTGGCGCATACAGCCTCACCTGACATGATTCGGTTAGTGTCTCAAGCAACGCTGCAACTTCAACCTGGAGCAGATCCTCGGCAAGTTATGGCAGACACTACAGCGCACCTAAACCAACGGCGCAACAGTCAGCCCTATCATTTGCCCAGTTGTGGCAGTGTTTTCCGGAATCCTAAGTCCTACAAAGCAGGCTGGCTAATTGAGCAAAGTGGTCTGAAAGGGCATCAAATTGGCGGCGCACAAATTGCCCAACGCCATGCCAATTTCATTCTGAACTGTGGCAGCGCTACTGCGGCAGACATCTTTCAATTAATTCGGTTGGTTCAGGAAGAGGTCGAGAAGAAATGGTCGCTACTCCTAGAACCTGAAGTCAAAATGCTGGGCGAATTCCAAATGGCTTAG
- a CDS encoding UDP-N-acetylmuramate--L-alanine ligase encodes MLDAVDFSGRPFHFIGIGGIGMSALAHVLTQRNLPVSGSDLASSNITQRLEAQGAQIFLTQGAANITRVAQGVLPQVVCSTAISPANSEYRAAVELGCPIFHRSDLLAALMKQYQGIAIAGTHGKTTTSSMVGYLLLKAGLEPTIVIGGEVNAWEGNAYVGKGVHFVAEVDESDGSLVKHSAQIGVITNIELDHPDHYTTLEQVIDTFQIFARQCQQVIGCIDSPAVEKFIQPAITYSLSQAAADYTVDQVVYGADGTIALIIERGQVLGRLNLPILGEHNLSNALAAIAIGRLVGLEFGQIATILASFEGARRRFEHRGEYNRILFIDDYGHHPSEIQVTLAAARLRAESTTDPRRVIAVFQPHRYSRTQTFLAEFAESFGNADLVITTDIYSAGEADLGQVTGLQLAEAIATRHPQSIYQPSLQTVSAYLMETLLPGDLVLFLGAGNLNRVIPELMSFYQKIQQKQPIPSSIPSLR; translated from the coding sequence ATGCTTGATGCTGTTGATTTCAGCGGACGACCCTTTCATTTCATTGGAATTGGCGGGATTGGGATGTCGGCTCTTGCCCATGTCTTAACTCAAAGAAACCTGCCTGTATCGGGTTCAGACCTTGCCTCTAGCAATATTACGCAGCGCTTAGAGGCGCAAGGGGCACAGATATTTTTGACTCAGGGAGCCGCGAATATTACCCGAGTGGCTCAGGGTGTTTTACCGCAGGTTGTCTGTTCTACTGCCATTAGCCCAGCAAATTCTGAGTATCGGGCGGCAGTTGAACTGGGCTGTCCAATCTTTCATCGATCTGATTTGCTGGCGGCTTTGATGAAGCAATATCAAGGCATTGCGATCGCTGGAACTCATGGTAAAACCACAACAAGTAGCATGGTTGGCTATTTGCTGCTCAAAGCCGGTTTAGAACCCACCATTGTCATTGGCGGTGAGGTTAACGCCTGGGAAGGTAATGCTTACGTGGGCAAAGGCGTTCACTTTGTAGCAGAAGTTGACGAATCGGATGGCTCTTTGGTCAAGCATTCGGCTCAAATTGGGGTAATCACCAATATTGAGTTAGATCATCCTGATCACTACACCACCCTAGAACAGGTAATCGATACCTTTCAAATTTTTGCCAGACAGTGTCAGCAAGTGATTGGCTGCATTGATTCGCCCGCTGTTGAAAAGTTTATTCAACCTGCTATTACTTACAGCCTCTCGCAGGCGGCTGCCGATTATACGGTCGACCAAGTAGTCTATGGTGCTGACGGAACGATCGCGCTGATTATAGAGCGGGGTCAAGTGTTGGGTCGGCTGAATCTTCCAATTTTGGGTGAGCATAATCTTAGCAATGCGCTGGCGGCGATCGCGATTGGTCGCTTAGTCGGCTTAGAGTTTGGGCAAATTGCTACCATTCTTGCCAGTTTTGAAGGCGCTCGCCGTCGGTTTGAACATCGAGGTGAGTACAACCGCATTTTATTCATTGACGACTACGGGCATCATCCTAGCGAAATTCAGGTTACCCTAGCCGCTGCTAGATTGCGAGCAGAATCTACGACTGATCCGCGACGAGTGATCGCTGTGTTTCAACCCCATCGCTATAGCCGCACCCAGACGTTTCTTGCAGAATTTGCAGAGTCCTTTGGGAATGCTGATCTGGTGATTACTACAGATATTTATAGTGCGGGTGAAGCAGACTTGGGGCAAGTGACGGGACTGCAATTGGCAGAGGCGATCGCCACGCGCCATCCTCAATCCATCTATCAACCCAGTCTGCAAACCGTTTCTGCCTACCTCATGGAAACACTGCTTCCTGGCGACTTAGTGCTGTTTTTAGGAGCAGGGAATCTTAATCGTGTGATTCCTGAGCTTATGAGCTTCTATCAGAAAATTCAACAGAAGCAACCGATTCCTAGCTCAATTCCTAGCTTAAGATAA
- the nadD gene encoding nicotinate (nicotinamide) nucleotide adenylyltransferase, giving the protein MQKIAVFGGTFNPVHWGHLRIAEAAMSQKSLDQILWVTVCPRYKAATILEFRHRQAMVERAIAPYPSFRLCTLDAHQSNYAIDIIFLLQARYPNSEWYSIVGLDAFRSLPRWYRSLELAAQCYWLVAPRRDSEIEGKISLEKTLNYFVQQEVKVQWEYLKLPHIEVSSSLVRQQCHHSRSIHALVPETVRTYILEQGLY; this is encoded by the coding sequence ATGCAGAAAATAGCGGTTTTTGGGGGAACATTCAATCCCGTTCACTGGGGGCATTTGCGAATCGCAGAAGCGGCAATGAGCCAGAAATCCCTCGACCAAATTCTATGGGTAACTGTCTGTCCTCGCTACAAGGCTGCAACCATCTTAGAGTTTCGGCATCGGCAAGCCATGGTAGAACGGGCGATCGCGCCGTATCCTAGTTTTAGGCTATGCACATTAGATGCCCATCAGTCAAACTATGCGATCGACATTATTTTTTTACTCCAAGCCCGTTACCCCAACAGCGAATGGTATTCGATCGTTGGGCTAGATGCATTTCGATCGCTGCCTCGCTGGTATCGCAGCCTAGAACTCGCAGCACAATGTTATTGGCTAGTTGCACCCCGGAGAGATAGCGAGATTGAGGGCAAAATTAGCCTGGAGAAGACCCTAAATTATTTTGTCCAACAAGAGGTCAAAGTCCAGTGGGAGTACCTGAAACTTCCCCACATAGAAGTTTCCTCAAGCTTAGTCCGGCAACAGTGTCATCATTCTCGTTCTATCCATGCTCTGGTTCCAGAAACCGTCAGAACATACATCCTCGAGCAGGGCTTGTACTGA
- a CDS encoding type I glyceraldehyde-3-phosphate dehydrogenase, giving the protein MIRVAINGFGRIGRNFVRCWLTRENSGLELVAINDTSDPRTNAHLLTYDSMLGKLNADISADDNTITANGKVIKCVSDRNPLNLPWKAWDVDLIIESTGVFVSKEGASKHLEAGAKKVLITAPGKNEDGTFVMGVNHNDYDHHKHNIISNASCTTNCLAPVAKVLHENFGIIKGTMTTTHSYTGDQRLLDASHRDVRRARAAALNIVPTTTGAAKAVALVLPELKGKLNGIALRVPTPNVSVVDLVVNVEKSTIVEQVNEALKAASEGPMKGILGYSELELVSCDYRGHDCSSIIDSGLTMVMGGDMVKVIAWYDNEWGYSQRVVDLAEIVAKNWVA; this is encoded by the coding sequence GTGATTAGAGTGGCAATCAATGGTTTCGGGCGCATCGGGCGCAACTTTGTGCGGTGCTGGTTAACACGGGAAAATAGTGGGCTTGAATTGGTTGCAATAAATGATACCTCTGACCCTAGAACCAACGCTCACCTGCTGACTTACGACTCCATGCTAGGCAAGCTCAATGCTGATATATCAGCAGATGACAATACCATCACCGCCAACGGAAAAGTTATTAAATGTGTCTCCGATCGCAACCCTCTTAACCTTCCTTGGAAAGCTTGGGATGTTGATCTGATTATTGAATCAACCGGTGTTTTTGTCTCAAAGGAAGGGGCTTCTAAGCATCTTGAAGCAGGAGCCAAAAAAGTTTTAATTACGGCTCCTGGCAAAAACGAAGATGGTACCTTTGTCATGGGGGTTAATCACAATGATTACGACCACCACAAGCACAACATCATCAGTAACGCCAGTTGCACCACTAACTGTCTAGCTCCTGTTGCTAAAGTACTTCACGAAAACTTTGGCATCATTAAAGGCACTATGACCACCACCCACAGCTATACCGGTGACCAGCGCCTTCTGGATGCCAGCCATCGAGATGTGCGACGGGCAAGGGCAGCAGCGCTAAACATTGTCCCAACCACTACTGGAGCGGCTAAAGCAGTTGCTTTAGTGCTGCCTGAACTCAAAGGTAAGCTCAACGGAATTGCGCTGCGGGTACCCACACCCAACGTTTCAGTGGTGGATTTGGTCGTGAACGTTGAGAAGTCAACCATTGTTGAGCAAGTCAACGAAGCGCTGAAAGCTGCATCTGAAGGCCCTATGAAGGGAATTTTGGGCTATAGCGAGCTAGAGCTTGTTTCTTGTGACTATCGCGGGCACGACTGTTCTTCCATCATTGACTCTGGTCTAACCATGGTGATGGGTGGCGATATGGTCAAAGTGATCGCTTGGTACGACAACGAGTGGGGCTATAGTCAGCGCGTTGTTGACCTTGCTGAAATTGTGGCTAAGAACTGGGTCGCATAA
- a CDS encoding response regulator transcription factor, protein MAQAKKILVVDDDPAIRTLIHRFLSKQDYQLEAAEDGKSALTLFEQFNPDLVILDINLPDSTGFALCQEMQSRTGVFVLMLTSRSDEADKIRGFDQGADDYLTKPFSLGELERRVRTVLKRVRAVTTAEQQCLSFNGLVIDPVRREVTLNDEAIALTALEFDLLHFLASHPGRVWRRAELIQKVWDYEYVGDQRVVDVHIGQIRKKIEIDTAQPALIQTVRGVGYKFEAPQDAQTVAAEA, encoded by the coding sequence ATGGCTCAAGCCAAAAAGATTCTTGTAGTTGATGATGATCCCGCCATTCGGACTCTGATTCATCGTTTTCTTTCAAAACAGGATTATCAGTTAGAAGCTGCCGAAGATGGGAAATCAGCCCTAACCCTCTTTGAGCAGTTCAACCCCGACTTGGTGATTCTCGACATCAACTTACCAGACTCGACTGGCTTTGCTCTTTGTCAAGAAATGCAAAGTCGAACAGGGGTCTTTGTATTAATGCTGACTAGCCGCAGCGACGAGGCTGACAAAATTAGAGGATTTGACCAAGGGGCAGACGACTACCTCACTAAGCCGTTTAGCTTAGGTGAGTTGGAGCGGCGAGTAAGAACTGTTCTGAAGCGAGTCCGGGCAGTCACGACGGCTGAACAACAGTGTCTCTCATTTAATGGTCTGGTGATTGACCCAGTGCGACGGGAAGTAACTTTAAATGATGAAGCGATCGCCTTGACTGCCTTAGAGTTTGATCTGCTACATTTCCTCGCCAGCCATCCAGGTCGGGTATGGCGACGCGCTGAGCTCATTCAGAAAGTTTGGGATTATGAGTATGTAGGCGACCAACGGGTTGTGGACGTTCACATTGGGCAAATCCGTAAAAAGATCGAAATTGATACGGCTCAACCTGCTCTAATTCAGACTGTCCGTGGAGTGGGCTATAAGTTTGAGGCTCCCCAAGATGCTCAGACTGTGGCTGCGGAGGCTTAA
- a CDS encoding CPP1-like family protein, with product MSGNSHYEILGVNENSSFDEIQEARNILLEEKGGDRKQTEAIEAAYDAILMDRLRLRQEGKIKVPERIRFPERLVEPPPDFAPAAPQQAPGWLKNLLDRPVLSDLALPGGLFLGMGALSLLLGNPTVPLALGVGLSLYFLNRKEKKFLRAFLLTLGGLVVGCFVGLQIGGLVASQLATISLTLETFAAGVALIVLWLVSSFLR from the coding sequence ATGAGCGGTAATAGTCACTATGAGATACTTGGGGTAAATGAAAACTCATCGTTTGATGAGATTCAGGAGGCTCGAAACATCCTTTTAGAAGAAAAAGGTGGCGATCGTAAGCAGACTGAAGCAATTGAGGCTGCCTATGATGCCATCCTGATGGATCGGCTACGTCTTCGTCAAGAAGGAAAAATTAAGGTTCCTGAACGGATTCGCTTTCCTGAACGCTTAGTAGAACCGCCCCCAGACTTTGCCCCAGCAGCCCCACAGCAAGCTCCTGGGTGGTTAAAGAACCTACTGGATCGACCAGTCCTGTCTGACCTTGCTCTGCCAGGGGGGCTGTTTTTAGGTATGGGTGCCTTAAGCTTGCTTTTAGGCAATCCGACAGTGCCCTTAGCTCTGGGGGTAGGGCTAAGCCTATACTTCCTCAATCGTAAAGAAAAGAAGTTCCTTCGTGCCTTTTTATTGACCCTGGGTGGGTTAGTGGTGGGCTGCTTTGTGGGACTTCAAATTGGTGGCTTGGTCGCAAGCCAATTAGCAACGATTTCACTTACGCTAGAGACATTTGCAGCAGGAGTTGCACTGATTGTTCTATGGCTAGTCAGTAGTTTCTTACGTTAA
- a CDS encoding SMC family ATPase, whose translation MIPQQLTLKNFLSYREATLSFRGLHVACICGANGAGKSSLLEAIAWAVWGQSRASTEDDIINQGSMEALVDFTFQCHDQTYRIIRSRYRGQATTLEFQVLSPPGFRSLTERGVRATQQIISQHLRLDYDTFINSAYLRQGRADEFMLKRPSDRKQILADLLKLNQYDEIAEQAKEKARQFKAELTVLERNLEELSTQLRQGDGLAIEAANLRVTLTQMQQQQTCDGDRLRKLQQTQQQRQDWQQQLTVQQQQQQHLQQDCQRLQQDLNNLQQQQRQLENILAEGKAIAARYAQYHTLQAEEEVQTAKFQTYQAAQTQRQQLLQEQAEQISILKDQLRQAQVQQDALHQQQQENQQILSKADEIATALEQLQQARARLSELDQLQMKASPLTQRRHQLQTQLDRAQSRLTARLEELHALQQRLEAQQQQQPQLQQTLLEITQQINHLEKRRFYQQRVREKGVERRNFLERLQERQREFERELAELDQKLLLLRREQPQKETPETIRAAPPTLEENGTKGGSPYALYQSSAEVLVEYLPLFSENHDLVPTQPFPPCPLCDRPLDEQHWQHVLQHHQHEQQEIRRQIWVIREQLTTSDREIRVLRQEYRDVDKELVHYGAALERRGQLQEQLQRSVEGLERLQKVVAEQLDIERSLHQNDFAVDLAEELRLVEASLQQLNYDDKNHALARGQVDRYRWAEIKQAEIKQAHRRQAQVEQRLPELAALIVHLEASLEAIAYTPLQQQIDQIDRHLLALDYSLEQHTALRQTLRQEQPSQLRYQELLQAQHHYPLLQQRSQELVVLLSDRHQALQTVFAHGESLQQQLQDNPDSSSEIQALEAQIHQNRTQLDHHLAQLGRLQQQQQHVEAFKAQHIDLTTQLQATRHQLRIHQELSQAFGKNGLQALMIENVLPQLEAEANQILGRLSANQLHIQFVTQRSNRKSKILNPKLIETLDILISDIHGTRPYETYSGGEAFRVNFAIRLALARLLAQRSGTALQLLIVDEGFGTQDEAGCDRLISSINAIAADFACILTVTHMPHLKEAFQTRIEVYKTENGSQVRIME comes from the coding sequence GTGATACCTCAACAGCTCACGCTTAAAAACTTTCTTAGCTATCGTGAGGCAACCCTCAGTTTTCGAGGTCTCCATGTCGCCTGTATTTGTGGTGCTAATGGGGCTGGGAAGTCATCGTTGTTGGAAGCGATCGCTTGGGCAGTTTGGGGGCAAAGTCGTGCTAGCACTGAAGACGACATCATTAATCAAGGCTCAATGGAAGCGTTGGTAGACTTTACATTTCAGTGCCACGATCAAACCTACCGAATTATTCGTAGTCGTTACCGAGGGCAAGCTACCACCCTTGAATTTCAAGTTCTCTCGCCCCCAGGCTTTCGATCGCTGACTGAAAGAGGGGTACGAGCTACTCAACAGATCATTTCTCAGCATTTGCGGTTAGATTACGACACCTTCATTAACTCGGCATATCTACGGCAGGGGCGCGCCGATGAGTTTATGCTGAAGCGCCCTAGCGATCGCAAGCAAATTCTTGCCGATTTACTCAAGCTTAATCAGTACGATGAAATTGCTGAACAAGCCAAGGAAAAGGCGAGGCAGTTCAAGGCAGAACTGACTGTGCTAGAACGCAACCTTGAAGAATTATCTACGCAGTTGCGCCAAGGCGATGGACTGGCGATCGAAGCAGCCAATCTCAGGGTAACGCTAACCCAAATGCAACAGCAACAGACTTGTGATGGCGATCGCCTGCGCAAGCTTCAGCAAACTCAGCAGCAGCGTCAAGACTGGCAGCAACAACTGACGGTGCAACAGCAACAGCAACAGCATCTTCAACAAGATTGCCAGCGATTGCAGCAAGATTTAAATAATCTACAACAGCAACAGCGACAGCTTGAAAATATTCTGGCAGAGGGGAAGGCGATCGCGGCTCGTTACGCCCAATATCACACGCTTCAAGCCGAAGAAGAAGTTCAAACTGCTAAGTTTCAAACCTATCAAGCGGCTCAAACCCAGCGGCAGCAACTATTACAGGAACAAGCTGAGCAAATTAGCATTCTCAAAGACCAACTGAGGCAAGCTCAAGTACAGCAAGACGCGCTTCACCAACAGCAGCAAGAGAATCAACAAATTCTTAGCAAAGCTGACGAGATTGCAACTGCCCTGGAGCAGCTTCAACAGGCAAGGGCAAGATTATCAGAATTGGATCAACTCCAAATGAAGGCATCACCCCTCACCCAGCGCCGACACCAGCTTCAGACCCAACTCGATCGCGCCCAATCGCGGCTCACTGCCCGTCTGGAAGAACTTCACGCTTTGCAGCAACGCCTAGAAGCCCAACAACAACAACAGCCCCAGCTTCAGCAAACTCTCCTAGAAATTACCCAACAAATCAACCATCTCGAAAAACGTCGTTTCTATCAACAGCGAGTTCGCGAAAAGGGTGTAGAGCGCCGCAATTTTTTAGAGCGCCTGCAAGAGCGGCAACGAGAGTTTGAGCGGGAACTGGCAGAGCTTGACCAAAAGCTTTTGCTGCTTCGGCGGGAACAACCGCAAAAAGAGACTCCAGAAACGATTAGGGCAGCGCCTCCCACCCTCGAAGAAAATGGGACTAAAGGTGGCTCACCCTACGCGCTTTATCAGTCCAGTGCAGAGGTTTTGGTGGAATACCTGCCTCTGTTCTCTGAGAATCATGATCTAGTGCCTACTCAGCCTTTTCCCCCTTGTCCACTATGCGATCGCCCGCTGGATGAACAGCACTGGCAGCACGTCCTTCAGCATCACCAGCACGAACAACAAGAAATTCGCCGCCAGATCTGGGTCATTCGAGAACAACTGACTACCTCTGATCGCGAAATCCGAGTCCTGCGTCAAGAATACCGAGACGTAGACAAAGAACTCGTTCATTATGGAGCGGCATTGGAGCGACGGGGGCAATTGCAAGAACAGCTTCAGCGCTCTGTAGAGGGTCTAGAACGGCTCCAGAAGGTTGTGGCAGAGCAACTGGATATTGAGCGATCGCTCCATCAAAACGATTTTGCTGTTGATCTGGCGGAAGAACTGCGTCTTGTTGAGGCTAGCCTGCAACAGTTGAACTACGATGACAAAAATCATGCCTTAGCCCGAGGTCAGGTCGATCGCTACCGTTGGGCAGAGATTAAACAAGCCGAAATCAAGCAGGCGCACCGTCGACAAGCCCAGGTTGAACAGCGGTTGCCAGAGCTAGCCGCCTTGATCGTTCATCTCGAAGCTTCTCTAGAAGCAATTGCCTATACTCCTCTTCAACAGCAAATCGACCAGATCGATCGCCACTTATTAGCCCTCGACTACAGCCTAGAACAGCATACTGCTCTGCGCCAAACCCTTCGGCAAGAGCAACCCTCACAATTACGCTACCAAGAGTTGCTTCAAGCGCAGCACCACTATCCTCTCCTTCAACAGCGATCGCAAGAGTTGGTCGTCCTGTTAAGCGATCGCCATCAGGCGCTTCAAACTGTCTTCGCCCATGGAGAATCTCTTCAACAACAACTTCAAGACAACCCTGACTCTAGTTCAGAAATTCAAGCCCTAGAAGCCCAAATTCACCAAAATCGTACCCAACTCGATCATCACCTTGCCCAATTGGGTCGGCTGCAACAGCAACAACAGCACGTTGAGGCTTTCAAAGCTCAGCACATTGACCTAACGACTCAACTTCAAGCCACTCGTCACCAACTTAGAATTCATCAAGAACTTTCCCAAGCCTTTGGTAAGAATGGATTGCAAGCTTTAATGATTGAAAACGTTTTACCTCAACTAGAAGCTGAAGCCAACCAAATTTTAGGACGACTGAGTGCCAATCAACTTCACATCCAATTTGTGACCCAACGTTCTAACCGCAAGTCTAAAATTCTCAACCCCAAGCTGATAGAAACCTTAGATATCCTCATTAGCGATATTCACGGTACTCGCCCCTATGAAACTTACTCTGGCGGCGAAGCGTTCCGGGTTAACTTTGCCATTCGCCTGGCTCTTGCCCGGTTGCTCGCACAGCGATCGGGTACGGCATTACAGCTTCTCATTGTCGATGAAGGCTTTGGCACCCAAGACGAAGCTGGATGCGATCGCCTGATTAGCTCTATCAATGCGATCGCTGCTGACTTTGCTTGCATCCTAACTGTGACTCACATGCCTCACCTAAAAGAAGCGTTTCAAACCCGCATCGAAGTCTACAAAACTGAAAACGGTTCACAAGTCAGAATTATGGAATAA
- a CDS encoding DUF1824 family protein translates to MSDSTPLDLETAHRILKQFGTLKPASIPGVNQTRVQQALLLAASQSDYQMLGVCADTLEQGILALQGYAEALSYSPTFNLEPVEGSVYIKFNPNSAKCYASPYDGEHRGVLVSCQSADDADVNETYGHLPLDLFEHST, encoded by the coding sequence ATGTCCGATTCCACCCCTCTTGACCTAGAAACTGCCCATAGGATTTTGAAGCAGTTTGGTACGCTTAAGCCTGCGTCCATACCTGGCGTAAACCAGACCAGGGTTCAGCAGGCGTTACTGCTAGCTGCAAGTCAGTCTGACTATCAAATGCTGGGCGTTTGTGCTGACACTTTAGAGCAAGGAATTCTGGCTTTGCAGGGCTATGCTGAGGCATTAAGCTACAGCCCAACCTTCAACTTGGAGCCTGTCGAAGGTTCGGTCTACATCAAGTTCAATCCAAACTCGGCGAAATGTTATGCCAGCCCTTATGACGGAGAGCATCGGGGCGTTTTAGTGTCTTGTCAGTCTGCCGATGATGCAGATGTTAATGAAACCTATGGACATTTACCGCTGGATTTGTTTGAGCACTCGACCTAA
- a CDS encoding thiazole synthase translates to MVSSLQSATLSSPQRALSLTPLTIAGRTFQSRLMTGTGKYRNFDQMRQSIAASGSEIVTVAVRRVQTSAPGHEGLAEAIDWSKIWMLPNTAGCQTAEDAVRVARLGREMAKLLGQEDNNFVKLEVIPDGKYLLPDPIGTLEAAEQLVKEGFAVLPYINADPLLAKRLQEVGCVTVMPLGSPIGSGQGIKNLANIQIIIENATVPVVVDAGIGTPSEAAQAMELGADALLINTAIAQAEDPALMAEAMGMATQAGRMAYLAGRIPVKAYASASSPLTGTIN, encoded by the coding sequence ATGGTTTCATCCCTTCAATCTGCTACGCTCTCATCTCCTCAGCGCGCGCTTTCCTTAACTCCGCTTACCATTGCTGGACGCACCTTTCAATCTCGTTTAATGACGGGTACGGGCAAGTATCGTAACTTTGACCAAATGCGCCAAAGTATCGCCGCTAGTGGTAGCGAAATTGTCACCGTGGCAGTGCGCCGGGTTCAAACTAGTGCGCCAGGACATGAAGGATTGGCAGAGGCGATCGACTGGAGCAAGATTTGGATGCTGCCTAATACAGCGGGCTGTCAGACTGCCGAAGATGCGGTTCGGGTGGCGCGTTTGGGGCGGGAAATGGCAAAATTGTTGGGGCAAGAAGACAACAATTTTGTCAAGCTAGAAGTTATTCCCGATGGTAAGTACCTCTTGCCTGATCCGATTGGCACGCTAGAGGCAGCAGAGCAGCTGGTAAAAGAGGGGTTTGCCGTATTGCCCTACATTAATGCTGATCCACTGTTGGCGAAGCGGTTGCAGGAAGTAGGCTGTGTGACTGTGATGCCTCTGGGTTCTCCCATTGGGTCAGGGCAGGGTATCAAGAATTTAGCAAATATTCAAATTATTATTGAAAATGCTACGGTTCCAGTCGTGGTCGATGCAGGCATTGGCACACCTAGCGAAGCAGCCCAGGCAATGGAACTGGGAGCAGATGCTTTGTTAATTAATACGGCGATCGCTCAAGCTGAAGACCCAGCGCTCATGGCTGAAGCGATGGGCATGGCAACGCAGGCGGGACGCATGGCTTATTTGGCAGGACGTATCCCTGTTAAAGCTTATGCTAGTGCTAGTTCGCCATTAACAGGAACAATAAATTGA